Proteins encoded by one window of Desulfovibrio ferrophilus:
- a CDS encoding ABC transporter substrate-binding protein, with translation MRKQLLVVVAVLACLTLGISSALAKDLTLGLKGEPTSLDPHFHNVTNNNQQALYLFDKLIRQDSRQKLQPGLAVTWKPIADTTWEFKLRKGVTFHDGSPFTAEDVKFTLERIPNVPNSPSSFTFAVSAIKEVEIVDPLTIRVHTENPAPLLPRMFASFTIVSKKNAQGMTTEDFNSGKAAIGTGPYKLVEWVRGDRTVYARNDAYWGEKSPWEKIIIRPITNDGTRVASLKSGDVDLINFVPPADVKHLEKDSGIKLSKSASTRLIYLHLDSNRDVTPTVTGNDGSVIKNPMKDSRVRKAISKAINREAIAARIMEGLAIPASQMVPDGYAGTSTKLKAEPYDPQGAKALLTEAGYPDGFKITIHGPNDRYVNDGDIAQAIAQMLTKVGIRTEVNTMPKAVYFGRASALEFSLMLVGWATDTGEQSNCLASLLHTYDKEKGFGASNRGRYSNPLVDQKLEEALVTVDPAKHNQLIIEATEIGIGDTGIVPIHYQVNVWGSRKGLAYNGRTDGYTLPREIIVK, from the coding sequence ATGCGAAAACAGTTATTGGTTGTCGTTGCCGTCTTGGCATGCCTGACGCTAGGCATTTCCTCGGCCCTTGCCAAGGATTTGACCCTCGGTCTCAAGGGAGAGCCCACTTCCCTTGACCCTCACTTTCATAACGTCACAAACAACAACCAGCAGGCTCTTTATCTTTTTGATAAATTGATTCGTCAGGATTCCAGACAGAAATTGCAGCCCGGTTTGGCTGTGACCTGGAAGCCCATCGCCGATACGACTTGGGAATTCAAGCTGCGCAAGGGCGTGACCTTTCATGATGGTTCCCCCTTTACCGCCGAGGACGTCAAATTCACCCTCGAACGCATTCCGAACGTTCCCAACAGCCCGTCCTCTTTTACCTTTGCCGTCAGCGCGATCAAAGAGGTCGAGATTGTCGATCCCCTGACCATTCGTGTTCATACCGAGAACCCTGCGCCTCTGCTGCCTCGCATGTTCGCTTCCTTCACCATTGTTTCCAAGAAGAATGCACAGGGCATGACCACCGAAGATTTCAACTCCGGCAAGGCCGCCATTGGTACCGGCCCGTACAAGCTGGTGGAATGGGTGCGTGGCGACAGGACCGTCTACGCTCGTAACGACGCCTACTGGGGTGAAAAGTCTCCTTGGGAAAAGATCATCATTCGTCCCATCACCAACGACGGAACCCGCGTGGCCTCCCTGAAGTCCGGCGATGTCGACCTGATCAACTTCGTTCCGCCGGCGGACGTAAAGCATTTGGAAAAAGACTCTGGCATCAAGTTGTCGAAGTCTGCCTCCACCCGTCTCATCTATCTGCATCTTGATTCTAACCGTGATGTGACCCCCACTGTTACCGGCAACGACGGCAGCGTGATCAAGAACCCCATGAAGGATTCGCGCGTGCGCAAGGCCATCTCCAAGGCCATCAACCGCGAGGCCATTGCCGCCCGCATCATGGAAGGTTTGGCTATTCCTGCCAGCCAGATGGTTCCCGACGGTTACGCCGGAACCAGCACCAAGCTCAAGGCCGAACCTTACGATCCTCAGGGCGCCAAAGCTCTGCTGACCGAGGCCGGTTACCCTGATGGTTTCAAGATCACCATCCATGGCCCCAACGACCGCTATGTCAATGATGGAGACATCGCCCAGGCCATTGCCCAGATGCTGACCAAGGTTGGTATCAGGACCGAAGTCAACACCATGCCCAAGGCCGTGTATTTCGGCAGGGCCTCTGCTCTGGAATTCAGCCTGATGCTCGTGGGTTGGGCCACTGACACCGGTGAGCAGTCCAACTGTCTAGCCTCTCTGCTGCATACCTACGACAAGGAAAAGGGTTTCGGTGCTTCCAACCGCGGTCGTTATTCCAATCCGCTGGTGGACCAGAAACTTGAAGAAGCCCTTGTCACCGTGGACCCGGCCAAGCATAATCAATTGATCATCGAAGCCACTGAAATCGGCATCGGCGATACCGGTATCGTGCCCATCCACTATCAGGTCAATGTCTGGGGTTCCAGAAAGGGTCTTGCATACAATGGCCGCACCGATGGTTACACCCTGCCCCGTGAGATCATCGTAAAGTAG
- a CDS encoding M20 family metallopeptidase, with protein sequence MIKALRNFLVEHESEMFELLESLVRINSYSGNKAGVDKVVDVLDATMKDMGFSTCRHAQPETGDNLVAWNQARSDNPGALLIGHMDTVFPPEMGFDRFDREGNEIHGPGTYDMKGGIVAGIFALKALDAAGLLEGRPVACLFNSDEEIGSPNSRELVMEEARKSAFCFVMEGSGLNGEIVTGRKGRIVFNLEVQGKAAHAGHCGFPKPSAILEMAHQIVAMEALNDPEAGTSLNVGLTEGGVGPNTVSASAKARVETRFVNKENGDKVWAAIETIAAAPKTEGTSCKLEIITSRPPMVTNDSILALHDLVAEAGADLGLPVKGTFRGGGSDANIVAQVGIPVLDGMGPAGGKLHTQDEYLAADSMVKRTLLAAVSIHRALDKYQ encoded by the coding sequence ATGATTAAAGCCTTGCGGAACTTCCTTGTCGAACATGAATCCGAGATGTTCGAGCTGCTCGAATCACTCGTGCGCATCAACAGCTACTCCGGCAACAAGGCGGGGGTGGACAAGGTGGTCGACGTTCTTGATGCGACCATGAAGGACATGGGCTTCAGCACATGCCGTCATGCACAACCCGAAACAGGCGACAACCTCGTGGCCTGGAATCAGGCACGCAGCGACAACCCTGGGGCCCTGCTCATCGGGCACATGGACACGGTCTTCCCACCTGAAATGGGATTCGACCGCTTTGACAGGGAAGGCAACGAAATCCACGGCCCAGGCACCTATGACATGAAAGGCGGCATCGTGGCTGGCATCTTTGCCCTCAAAGCCCTGGACGCCGCAGGACTGTTGGAAGGAAGGCCCGTGGCCTGCCTGTTCAATTCCGACGAGGAAATCGGCTCGCCCAACTCCCGCGAGCTGGTCATGGAAGAAGCCCGCAAGAGTGCATTTTGCTTCGTGATGGAGGGCTCAGGACTGAACGGAGAGATCGTGACCGGCCGCAAGGGGCGCATCGTCTTCAATCTGGAAGTCCAAGGAAAAGCTGCCCATGCTGGTCATTGCGGCTTCCCAAAACCCAGCGCGATTCTGGAAATGGCGCATCAGATCGTTGCCATGGAGGCCCTGAACGATCCTGAAGCGGGCACGTCCCTGAACGTGGGACTGACCGAAGGCGGCGTTGGCCCCAACACGGTGTCGGCTTCGGCCAAGGCCAGGGTGGAGACCCGGTTCGTGAATAAAGAGAATGGCGACAAGGTCTGGGCCGCCATCGAGACCATCGCCGCCGCCCCAAAAACCGAGGGCACAAGCTGCAAGCTGGAGATCATCACCAGCCGCCCACCCATGGTCACCAACGATTCGATTCTCGCTTTGCATGACCTCGTTGCCGAGGCTGGAGCGGACCTTGGGCTCCCGGTCAAGGGCACCTTCCGTGGCGGCGGCTCGGACGCCAACATTGTGGCACAGGTCGGCATCCCGGTTCTGGACGGCATGGGCCCTGCTGGCGGCAAACTGCACACTCAGGACGAATACTTGGCCGCTGATTCCATGGTCAAACGCACCCTGCTGGCGGCTGTGAGCATCCACAGAGCGCTGGATAAATATCAATAA
- a CDS encoding endonuclease/exonuclease/phosphatase family protein, with protein MPFYRDIDTATEAGKRTAERLLRLRRELDAQVPARTLEETLLLATWNIREFGAGKYGGRLPESIHYIAEVVSRFDLVAVQEVRRNLDALNRVRSVLGPYWKCVFTDTAEGSRGNNERMAFLFDSRKVRFGGLAGELVIPPLQDGRRTVGAADQFWRTPFVVGFKCGWSSFSLCTAHILWGSGGGDNPPDRVAEIKHLAQFMRTRALDPDSWSQNIVLLGDFNICDDDDETFKQLTDAGFTVPPEVRQHPSNAPKSKHYDQIAFFENDKRLETTGKAGAFDFFQTVFRDPDDEALYVPDMGQGYETDSNDNPRDAQSKNGYWKKWRTFQMSDHLPLWVELRVDYSNEYLQRKLAED; from the coding sequence ATGCCGTTTTACCGTGACATAGATACCGCTACTGAGGCCGGAAAGCGGACTGCCGAGCGTTTGCTCCGGTTGCGCCGTGAGTTGGATGCCCAGGTGCCAGCCCGAACTCTGGAGGAGACGTTGTTACTGGCGACCTGGAATATCCGGGAATTCGGAGCAGGAAAATACGGTGGGCGGTTGCCGGAGTCCATCCATTACATCGCCGAGGTGGTGAGCCGTTTCGACCTTGTGGCAGTGCAGGAGGTTCGTCGTAATCTGGACGCGCTGAACCGGGTGCGGTCGGTGCTGGGGCCGTATTGGAAATGCGTGTTCACGGACACCGCCGAAGGCTCGCGTGGCAATAACGAGCGCATGGCCTTTCTGTTCGACTCGCGCAAGGTCCGTTTTGGTGGGCTGGCCGGAGAGTTGGTGATTCCGCCACTGCAGGACGGGCGGCGCACCGTGGGGGCTGCGGATCAGTTCTGGCGCACGCCGTTTGTGGTGGGCTTCAAGTGTGGCTGGTCCTCTTTTTCCCTGTGCACGGCGCATATCCTGTGGGGTTCGGGCGGGGGCGACAATCCGCCGGACCGGGTGGCCGAGATCAAGCATTTGGCGCAATTCATGCGTACCCGTGCCCTGGACCCGGACTCCTGGTCGCAAAACATCGTACTGCTGGGGGATTTCAACATCTGCGATGACGACGATGAGACCTTCAAGCAGCTGACGGACGCCGGGTTCACTGTGCCGCCCGAGGTACGCCAGCATCCCAGCAACGCGCCCAAATCCAAACACTACGACCAGATTGCGTTCTTCGAGAACGACAAACGACTGGAGACCACGGGCAAGGCCGGGGCCTTCGATTTTTTCCAGACCGTGTTTCGCGACCCGGACGATGAGGCTTTGTATGTGCCGGACATGGGGCAGGGGTACGAGACCGACAGCAACGACAATCCGCGAGATGCCCAGTCAAAGAATGGATACTGGAAAAAATGGCGAACCTTCCAGATGTCCGACCACCTGCCCCTGTGGGTGGAGCTGCGGGTGGATTATTCCAATGAGTATCTGCAAAGGAAGCTGGCGGAGGACTGA
- the ilvN gene encoding acetolactate synthase small subunit, which translates to MPRTISALVRNEPGVLAEMSEAIRKYNVNIKSISAGETENPDISRLTIGLVGQDEDIRKITEDIAEMDVIIQVDDLARKEFVDRELVLIKVAMEPAVTPQIMQIFEVFRANVVGMGQETITVEMSGDREKIDGLINMLKPHGIKSMCRSGMIALKRGDD; encoded by the coding sequence ATGCCTCGCACCATTTCCGCTCTGGTCAGGAACGAACCCGGCGTGCTCGCCGAAATGTCCGAAGCCATCCGCAAATACAACGTCAATATCAAAAGCATCTCCGCCGGTGAAACCGAAAATCCCGACATCTCGCGCCTGACCATCGGCCTGGTGGGACAGGACGAGGACATCAGGAAAATCACCGAAGACATCGCCGAGATGGACGTCATCATCCAGGTGGACGATCTGGCTCGCAAGGAATTCGTGGACCGCGAACTGGTGTTGATCAAGGTCGCCATGGAACCCGCCGTGACCCCCCAGATCATGCAGATCTTCGAGGTTTTCCGGGCCAATGTCGTGGGCATGGGCCAGGAGACCATCACCGTGGAGATGAGCGGCGATCGTGAAAAGATCGACGGCCTGATCAACATGCTCAAGCCCCATGGCATCAAGAGCATGTGCCGCTCCGGAATGATCGCGCTCAAGCGCGGCGACGACTAG
- a CDS encoding bifunctional enoyl-CoA hydratase/phosphate acetyltransferase — translation MPTIFSLDDIVREALPDGDLPRVAIARSANEFVLDSALQAFEAGLADPILIGDKAKTLAIAQRMGKDLSALRIIDLPDDVKAVREAVRLYREGEAQFIMKGLVSTAILLRAVLDKETGVPPEGILSHVSAFNAPHNGGRLMLLTDPGVNIRPNMQRKVDIVRNALHVARALGIEKPRVAMLAATEKVNYPAMPATLDADVISKMAAKGEFGDARIAGPMALDIALSPDAASCKNFGGEVAGCADILVTSDIESGNILYKSLNTLLGADMAGVVVGSRVPVVVPSRGDSAKSKFYSLALASYLSRKGGAA, via the coding sequence ATGCCCACCATCTTCAGCCTGGATGATATTGTCCGCGAGGCGCTGCCCGACGGCGATCTGCCGCGCGTGGCCATCGCCCGTTCGGCCAACGAATTCGTTCTGGACTCGGCCCTACAGGCCTTCGAGGCCGGTCTGGCCGACCCCATCCTGATCGGCGACAAGGCCAAGACCCTGGCCATTGCTCAACGCATGGGCAAGGACCTTTCAGCACTCAGAATCATCGACCTGCCCGACGACGTAAAGGCCGTGCGCGAAGCCGTGCGCCTCTACCGCGAAGGTGAGGCCCAGTTCATCATGAAGGGGCTGGTCTCCACCGCCATTCTCCTGCGCGCGGTGCTGGACAAGGAAACCGGCGTGCCGCCCGAGGGCATCCTGTCCCATGTCAGCGCCTTCAATGCGCCCCATAACGGAGGCCGTCTGATGCTCCTGACCGACCCCGGCGTCAACATCCGTCCCAACATGCAGCGCAAGGTGGACATCGTGCGCAACGCCCTGCACGTGGCCCGCGCCCTGGGCATCGAGAAGCCGCGCGTGGCCATGCTCGCTGCCACCGAGAAGGTCAACTATCCGGCCATGCCCGCCACTCTGGACGCCGATGTCATCTCCAAGATGGCTGCCAAGGGCGAATTCGGCGATGCCCGCATTGCTGGCCCCATGGCTCTGGATATCGCCCTGTCACCGGATGCCGCATCCTGCAAGAACTTCGGCGGCGAGGTGGCTGGCTGCGCAGACATCCTGGTCACGTCGGACATCGAATCCGGCAATATCCTGTACAAGAGCCTGAACACCCTGCTCGGCGCTGACATGGCCGGGGTGGTAGTGGGCAGTCGAGTGCCCGTGGTGGTGCCTTCGCGCGGTGACAGCGCCAAGTCCAAATTCTATTCCCTGGCTCTGGCCTCGTACCTCTCGCGCAAGGGGGGCGCTGCATGA
- the buk gene encoding butyrate kinase → MTRTILTINPGSTSTKVVIFKGDKVVYDKELMHPRQELASLSSVAAQFPLRSHALTEALSEALAKAGKDGRNFDAVVGRGGLLAPLPGGTYSINHRMLDDLREARYGEHACNLGAPMALEIGQTWDIPAYVVDPPVTDEMVDKARLTGLPQVRRRSIFHALSQRGAARTAAARHGVDYAQGRFIVAHMGGGISIGAHREGQVVDVINALDGEGPMSPERCGSLPALEVLNLLDSGTYDSATLRHTILREGGLFAHLGTNDFREVTARMEGGDAKAQAVFQALSYGIAKHAASLMPALNGGKLTAVVLAGGMARSQMLTDELTRLLDWAGPVEIVTGLEEMQVMAQGALRVLEGQEAIKEYKG, encoded by the coding sequence ATGACCCGAACCATCCTGACCATCAATCCCGGCTCCACTTCCACCAAGGTCGTGATCTTCAAGGGCGACAAGGTCGTGTATGACAAGGAGCTGATGCACCCCCGGCAGGAGCTGGCATCCCTGTCCAGTGTGGCGGCACAATTCCCCCTGCGTAGCCACGCCCTGACCGAAGCTCTGTCCGAGGCCCTGGCCAAAGCCGGAAAGGATGGCCGAAACTTCGACGCCGTGGTGGGCCGGGGCGGCCTGCTGGCCCCATTGCCCGGCGGCACGTATAGCATCAACCACCGAATGCTCGATGACCTGCGCGAGGCCCGCTACGGGGAACACGCCTGCAACCTCGGGGCACCCATGGCGCTGGAAATCGGGCAAACCTGGGATATCCCGGCCTACGTGGTGGATCCCCCCGTGACTGATGAAATGGTGGACAAGGCCCGGCTGACTGGCCTGCCTCAGGTCCGCCGACGCAGCATCTTCCATGCCCTGTCCCAGCGCGGAGCCGCACGCACCGCTGCTGCCCGGCACGGGGTCGATTATGCACAAGGACGGTTCATCGTAGCTCACATGGGCGGCGGCATATCCATCGGCGCGCACCGCGAAGGGCAGGTGGTGGACGTGATCAACGCCCTGGACGGTGAAGGCCCCATGAGCCCGGAGCGCTGCGGCTCATTGCCCGCGCTGGAAGTCCTGAATCTGCTGGATTCCGGCACATACGACAGCGCCACCCTACGGCATACGATCCTGCGCGAGGGTGGTCTGTTCGCCCATCTGGGAACCAACGATTTCCGTGAAGTGACTGCGCGCATGGAAGGCGGCGACGCCAAGGCACAGGCCGTCTTTCAGGCCCTGTCTTACGGCATCGCCAAGCATGCCGCGTCCCTGATGCCCGCCCTGAACGGAGGCAAACTCACCGCCGTGGTTCTGGCAGGCGGCATGGCCCGCAGCCAAATGTTGACCGATGAGCTGACCCGGCTGCTGGATTGGGCAGGACCGGTGGAGATCGTGACGGGCCTGGAAGAGATGCAGGTCATGGCCCAAGGTGCGTTGCGCGTGCTGGAAGGGCAGGAAGCAATCAAAGAGTACAAGGGGTAA
- the speA gene encoding biosynthetic arginine decarboxylase, with amino-acid sequence MNKRSIETWSAAKSADLYGVKSWSGGYFDVAENGDLCIKPSPASKTRVSIPEIIAGIRDRGFEMPVLLRIENILDSQISLIHKSFGSAIKKLGYKGEFRGVYPIKVNQQEQVIGEICAFGSRFHHGLEVGSKAELITALSHLTDHQACLICNGYKDAEFIDLALYARKMGFNCFLVLEMPSELELVLERAAALGIDPQIGIRIKVSSQVGGHWAESAGDLSIFGLSASEVVDALDRLKAEGKLDCVRLLHFHLGSQVPNIRDIRTAVHEVCRMYAELAAEGCPMGYLDLGGGLAVDYDGSHTNFESSRNYSLEEYCSDVVESVMTALDERDIPHPHIVTESGRATVAYYSVLLFDVMDVSRLENRPLPDVVPDDCPDPVHNLLEVYQAITPRKLQECYNDAIFYRDEMRQQFNLGQCTLRQRAMGETIFWAIMRKVADTMDDLKAPPRGLTDISYPLASIYYCNMSVFQSLPDAWAIDQLFPIMPLHRLNEQPTEKALLADITCDCDGKIDHFIDPREVKRVLELHSFEPGEPYYMGAFLVGAYQETLGDLHNLFGDTNVVSVRLGEDGGFDIVREQEGDSVADVLSYVEYDPKTVAGNFRNTAEQAVRDGRLTPQERRDVMKAFRNCLNGYTYLHSK; translated from the coding sequence ATGAACAAGCGATCCATCGAGACTTGGAGCGCAGCGAAATCCGCAGATCTCTACGGCGTCAAAAGCTGGAGTGGCGGCTATTTCGACGTCGCCGAAAACGGCGATCTGTGCATCAAACCATCCCCTGCATCCAAGACCCGAGTCTCCATCCCGGAAATCATCGCCGGCATCCGTGACCGGGGATTTGAAATGCCCGTGCTGCTGCGCATCGAGAACATCCTCGACTCGCAGATATCACTGATCCACAAGAGCTTTGGTTCAGCCATCAAGAAGCTCGGATACAAAGGTGAATTTCGCGGTGTCTATCCCATCAAGGTCAATCAGCAGGAACAGGTCATCGGCGAAATCTGTGCCTTTGGCTCGCGCTTTCACCACGGGCTGGAAGTCGGCTCCAAGGCCGAGCTGATCACGGCTCTGTCGCACCTGACGGATCACCAGGCCTGCCTGATCTGCAACGGATACAAGGACGCCGAGTTCATTGATCTGGCCCTGTACGCCCGCAAAATGGGGTTCAACTGCTTTCTGGTACTGGAAATGCCCAGCGAACTGGAGCTGGTGCTCGAACGCGCAGCTGCTCTGGGCATTGACCCGCAAATCGGCATCCGGATCAAGGTTTCATCCCAGGTGGGTGGCCACTGGGCCGAATCCGCCGGAGACCTGTCCATCTTCGGGCTGTCCGCCTCCGAGGTGGTGGATGCCCTGGACCGGCTGAAGGCCGAAGGCAAGCTGGACTGCGTGCGCCTGCTGCATTTCCACCTTGGATCACAGGTCCCCAACATCCGGGACATCCGCACCGCCGTCCACGAAGTCTGCCGCATGTACGCCGAACTGGCCGCTGAAGGTTGCCCCATGGGATATCTGGACCTGGGCGGCGGTCTGGCCGTGGATTACGACGGCTCGCACACCAATTTCGAATCCAGCCGCAACTACTCTCTGGAGGAGTACTGCTCCGACGTGGTGGAAAGCGTGATGACCGCCCTTGATGAGCGCGACATCCCCCACCCGCACATCGTCACGGAATCCGGCCGCGCCACAGTGGCCTATTATTCGGTGCTGCTGTTCGACGTCATGGACGTCAGTCGGCTGGAAAACCGTCCACTGCCCGACGTGGTCCCCGATGACTGCCCCGACCCCGTGCACAACCTGCTGGAGGTCTACCAGGCCATCACCCCGCGCAAGCTGCAGGAATGCTACAACGACGCCATCTTCTATCGCGACGAAATGCGCCAGCAGTTCAATCTGGGCCAATGCACCCTGCGCCAGCGGGCCATGGGCGAGACCATCTTCTGGGCCATCATGCGCAAGGTGGCCGACACCATGGATGACCTGAAGGCACCCCCACGGGGTCTGACCGACATCAGCTATCCCCTGGCCAGCATCTACTACTGCAACATGAGCGTGTTCCAGTCCCTGCCCGATGCCTGGGCCATCGATCAACTGTTCCCCATCATGCCGTTGCACCGCCTGAACGAGCAGCCCACGGAAAAGGCCCTGTTGGCCGATATCACCTGTGACTGCGACGGCAAGATCGACCATTTCATCGACCCGCGCGAGGTCAAACGCGTGCTGGAACTGCACTCCTTTGAGCCCGGCGAGCCTTATTACATGGGCGCATTCCTGGTGGGTGCCTACCAGGAAACCCTGGGCGACTTGCATAATCTGTTCGGCGACACCAACGTGGTCAGCGTCCGCCTGGGCGAAGACGGCGGCTTTGATATCGTGCGCGAACAGGAAGGCGACAGCGTTGCAGACGTGTTGTCCTATGTGGAGTATGATCCCAAGACCGTGGCCGGAAATTTTCGCAATACCGCCGAGCAGGCCGTACGCGATGGCAGACTCACACCCCAGGAACGGCGCGATGTGATGAAGGCCTTTCGCAACTGCCTGAACGGTTACACCTACCTACACTCAAAATAA
- a CDS encoding saccharopine dehydrogenase family protein, with protein MSRILIIGAGGVGRVAALKCAQLPEVFTDIMLASRTKSKCDAIAADSPVPMQTAAVDADNVPETVALIKQFKPDLVLNVALPYQDLNIMDACLETGVHYVDTANYEPLDEAKFEYKWQWAYQDRFREAGLTALLGSGFDPGVTNIFTAYAAKHHFDEIHVLDIIDCNAGEHGQAFATNFNPEINIREVTAKGRYWERGEWVETDPLSWSMSYDFPEGIGPKKCYLMYHEELESLVNNIKGLKRARFWMTFGDSYLKHLEVLGNVGMTGIAPVDFQGQKIVPIQFLKALLPDPGSLGPLTKGRTCIGCLMKGIKDGREKTVYIYNICDHEEAYAEVGSQAISYTTGVPAMIGALMLATGTWKGAGVFNMEQFDPDPFMAALDAHGLPWTEVEL; from the coding sequence ATGTCCCGTATCCTGATCATCGGCGCAGGTGGCGTTGGCCGTGTGGCCGCCCTGAAGTGCGCCCAGTTGCCCGAAGTCTTCACCGACATCATGCTGGCCAGCCGGACCAAGTCCAAGTGCGATGCCATCGCCGCCGACAGCCCGGTCCCCATGCAGACTGCTGCCGTGGACGCCGACAACGTGCCCGAGACCGTGGCCCTGATCAAACAGTTCAAGCCTGATCTGGTACTCAACGTGGCCCTGCCCTATCAGGACCTGAACATCATGGATGCCTGTCTGGAAACCGGCGTGCACTATGTGGACACCGCCAACTACGAACCCCTGGACGAAGCCAAGTTCGAGTACAAGTGGCAGTGGGCCTATCAGGACCGCTTCCGCGAGGCCGGACTGACCGCGCTTTTGGGCAGCGGGTTTGACCCGGGCGTGACCAATATCTTTACGGCCTACGCCGCCAAGCACCACTTCGACGAAATCCACGTATTGGACATCATCGACTGCAATGCGGGCGAACATGGTCAGGCCTTTGCCACCAACTTCAACCCCGAAATCAATATCCGCGAAGTCACGGCCAAGGGCCGCTATTGGGAACGGGGCGAATGGGTGGAGACCGACCCCCTGTCCTGGTCCATGAGCTATGACTTCCCCGAGGGCATTGGCCCCAAGAAGTGCTACCTCATGTACCATGAGGAGCTGGAATCCCTGGTCAACAACATCAAGGGCCTGAAACGTGCCCGATTCTGGATGACCTTCGGTGACAGCTACCTGAAGCACCTCGAGGTGCTGGGCAACGTGGGCATGACCGGCATCGCACCTGTGGATTTCCAGGGCCAGAAGATCGTGCCCATCCAGTTCCTGAAAGCCCTGCTCCCCGACCCCGGTTCCCTGGGCCCGCTGACCAAGGGCCGGACCTGCATCGGCTGCCTGATGAAGGGAATCAAGGACGGACGCGAGAAGACCGTCTATATCTATAATATCTGTGACCATGAAGAGGCCTATGCCGAGGTCGGGTCCCAGGCCATTTCCTACACCACGGGCGTCCCCGCCATGATCGGTGCGCTGATGCTGGCCACGGGCACCTGGAAGGGTGCTGGTGTCTTCAACATGGAACAATTCGACCCCGATCCGTTCATGGCTGCCCTGGATGCCCATGGCCTGCCCTGGACCGAGGTGGAGCTGTAG
- the nspC gene encoding carboxynorspermidine decarboxylase, which produces MNGRTEIRFDPMRVPTTPAFVVDEALLVANLEILDRVRRESGAKVLLALKAFAMPRVFGLLRQTLDGVCASSPHEARLGREEFGREVHTFAAGYSEAHVRELALTTDHLVFNSPAQLERFGQLALDEAQHAGRELELALRINPEHSEGTVPLYDPCDPGSRLGIRRADFKPDLMEHITGLHFHTLCEQNADSLERTLAAVERRFGEFLGQMRYVNFGGGHHITRPDYDVDLLVRLIRDFRQRYGVDVYLEPGEAVALNTGYLVTEVLDIVPAGKRPVAILDTAVPCHMPDVIEMPYRPHVVGADEPGIKAHTYGLGGLSCLAGDMAGEYSFDTPLTVGDRLVFTDMAHYTMVKTNTFNGVGLPAIHLLGADSEDFELVRQFGYNDFKDRL; this is translated from the coding sequence ATGAACGGACGCACCGAGATCCGTTTCGACCCCATGCGGGTCCCGACAACGCCCGCCTTTGTGGTGGACGAAGCGCTGCTCGTTGCCAACCTGGAGATTCTGGATCGGGTCCGGCGCGAAAGCGGGGCCAAGGTGCTGCTGGCCTTGAAGGCCTTTGCCATGCCCCGGGTCTTCGGCCTGCTCAGGCAGACTCTGGACGGGGTCTGCGCCAGCTCGCCTCACGAGGCGCGCCTGGGCCGTGAGGAATTCGGGCGCGAGGTCCACACCTTTGCTGCGGGTTACTCCGAGGCCCACGTGCGCGAACTGGCCCTGACCACGGACCATCTGGTCTTCAACTCACCCGCCCAACTGGAGCGTTTCGGACAGCTGGCTCTGGACGAAGCACAGCATGCCGGTCGGGAGTTGGAACTGGCGCTGCGCATCAACCCGGAGCATTCCGAGGGCACGGTGCCGCTCTACGACCCATGCGATCCAGGCTCACGCCTGGGCATCCGCCGGGCGGATTTCAAGCCCGATCTCATGGAGCACATCACGGGCCTGCACTTCCACACCCTGTGCGAACAGAATGCGGACAGTCTGGAACGAACTCTGGCCGCTGTGGAACGGCGTTTCGGCGAATTTCTGGGCCAAATGCGCTACGTCAATTTCGGTGGCGGGCACCATATCACCCGCCCGGATTATGACGTCGACCTGCTGGTCCGCCTGATCCGGGACTTCCGCCAGCGCTACGGAGTAGACGTCTATCTGGAACCCGGCGAAGCCGTGGCCCTGAACACGGGCTATCTGGTCACAGAGGTTCTGGATATCGTCCCTGCCGGCAAACGACCCGTGGCGATCCTGGACACGGCAGTGCCCTGCCACATGCCCGACGTCATCGAGATGCCCTATCGCCCGCATGTGGTGGGAGCAGATGAGCCAGGGATCAAGGCCCATACCTACGGCCTGGGCGGCCTGTCCTGCCTGGCCGGAGACATGGCCGGGGAGTATTCCTTTGACACCCCGCTGACTGTGGGCGATCGGCTTGTGTTCACGGACATGGCCCATTACACCATGGTCAAGACCAACACCTTCAATGGAGTGGGCCTGCCCGCCATCCACCTGCTGGGGGCAGACAGCGAAGACTTCGAGCTGGTGCGCCAGTTCGGATACAACGACTTCAAGGACCGCCTGTAG